The genomic stretch GAACTTCCCCGAGGCCTTCGGACTGCGCCTCTCCGAACTGATCGCCGCCGGCCTGGTGCTCTTCGTGATCACCCTGGTCGTCAACTTGATCGCCCGGGCCATTATCGCCCGCCACAAGGAATTCTCGGGAGCCAACTAATGAGTGCCGTAACCACCCGCAATCTCCCGAAGAATTCATCCCGGAAACCGGGCCTGACCCCGAACGGTCGCAAGCGTAACTCGCTGTCCAAGGGCCACCTGCCCCGCTGGGCTACTCCCGGAATCGCCGCCGGATCTCTGATTCTTGGTGCCGCAGCCTCCACCCTCGGTGGATTCTCGGTCGTTACCTTCGCGATCTATACCGCTATTCTCTTTGTGGTGGCCTCGGCCATCATCACGACCCTCGTCGAGGGACCTCGCCGCGGCAAGAACGCGCTGGCCACGCATCTGGTCTACGCTGCGTTCCTGCTGGCGCTCGTCCCGCTGGTCTCGGTGCTGTTCACCGTGCTCCAGAAGGGGCTGCCGGGCATCAACATGCACTTCCTGTTCCACTCCATGAATGGGATTACCGGAGCGATTGACAACGCCAGCGTTGAGAACGGCACCCCGGTCCTCGGCGGTGCCTACCATGCGGTGGTCGGAACGCTGCTGATCACCCTGTGGTCAACCCTGATCTCGGTTCCCGTGGGCATGCTGACGGCCATCTACCTGGTGGAATACGGCAAAAACGGTCCGCTGGCCCGCGCCATCACCTTCTTCGTTGACGTGATGACCGGCATTCCTTCCATCGTCGCCGGCCTGTTTGCCACCGCGCTCTTCGCGGTGATCATGGGCCCCACCGCCCGCATGGGCATCGTTGCAGCCGTCGCCTTGAGCGTGCTAATGATCCCCACGGTGGTCCGCTCCACCGAGGAAATGCTCAAGATCGTCCCGAACGAACTACGCGAAGCCGCC from Paeniglutamicibacter sp. Y32M11 encodes the following:
- the pstA gene encoding phosphate ABC transporter permease PstA; translation: MSAVTTRNLPKNSSRKPGLTPNGRKRNSLSKGHLPRWATPGIAAGSLILGAAASTLGGFSVVTFAIYTAILFVVASAIITTLVEGPRRGKNALATHLVYAAFLLALVPLVSVLFTVLQKGLPGINMHFLFHSMNGITGAIDNASVENGTPVLGGAYHAVVGTLLITLWSTLISVPVGMLTAIYLVEYGKNGPLARAITFFVDVMTGIPSIVAGLFATALFAVIMGPTARMGIVAAVALSVLMIPTVVRSTEEMLKIVPNELREAAYALGVRKWRTIAKVVIPTAISGIASGVTLAIARVIGETAPILVTAGLANNINVNVFGNWMATLPTFIYYQILTPTSPTNVDPSIQRAWAAALLLILMVMVLNLGARLVASLFAPKKGR